DNA from Cottoperca gobio chromosome 4, fCotGob3.1, whole genome shotgun sequence:
CGAAAGAAGGATTGTTGCTGTATCTCTGCCACCTGCATGTGATATCCGAGTGACCTGTTGCGATCCTGTCCATggaagtttaaatgttgtgcgTAGTTGTagtaaagcatctgtttgtctacaggttcaagatccctttctagcagttcctggtatatctgctcagctttagcTAGGCCATTAGTTGACTTTGCATATATATGTGCAAggtctattttcttcttaagtGAGGAATGAGGGTAAAgagaaatcatctcttcatggagACTGATTGCTCTGTCCATCAGGCTTTGTGTTGGAAGACTGTCAAAGATCTTCCATCTgtagcagagtgcagcacatcccttcagataacgctcatctggatggtttctcagaacctcctctgccaaatcaatggcctcatcaacagataaataCTTTCTGTAAACAATAAGTAATGGTTTAATACCACCGTAGCAGCTGACAGGATTTCTCAAAACCTCCCTGGCTAGCTCACGTGCTTCATCTTCaattttttctcctttcttagcaCATTGGTCGAGGTAGTGAACTGCGAGGTACAAGTTCTCTGGATCCTTTTCTTTGGcgattctcattttctccaagatgtcagcccccactgctgtgctgctgtgctctgaAGCAAACATTAACCCTAAGATATGGCAGGTGTTCCACTCCACCATGTCCGGCTGCATCTCGATGGCCTTCAGGAAGTAATCTAGAGCCAGCGACATTTTATCTGTGCTAAACCTCATGAAAGTCCAGGCTTTTTCAGCGCAGATCTCTGGGTGGAGCTTGTCCTGGGATGGAGATGGATATTCATTCATCAGGGCGTCAACCTTTGTCAGGtaagcctcactctctgctgggtctcctaggtggtggtgcagccaagccAGGTTCCCATAGTTCACCACTAACCAGGGACCCTCATCTGCATTTCTTATCTGGCAGAaggcctctgtagccttgttgaagaaactctgggcttcttcagtgaaccccagcttgtattcaatgaacccccgcaggttgtaaatgtgacccagcCAGCTGTGTCCGTCCTCGGTGCCAAAATCCTCAAACCTTTCCCTTAAACGTAAAAGTTTGGCCCTGCTGGTGTCCAGATCCCAGGTGAAGTGGCACTGCAGGCCCTGCAGTTTGGACAccagtgttgtttgactctgagcagcactgatggagaataaaaataacaattattaaaacacatcatcagtaggttaatgtaatatgctttgAAGTTTGCTATGTTTTCATAACCACTGTTCATCTCatgtggagaaaaggagaagggaaggaaggaatggagtaagaagcactgagtaggaaaataaaacatccatccttttttcattccctctcaccagtaacattttcagctcctcctgggggatCCCAGGGTGTTCCCAAGCCAGATGAGATATATATTCAGGGGTGCACATAACTGGTACGTAGGTACGCATGCACGGCAAACATCTGGATAGCGTAACGTCACTTGTGTCACTACGCACCTTTGCGTACATGATAGGTCaccaaaacaacacatatttcGTCTACACCTGTTTCTTGTCAACACTCAATGGAGTAGACTACTAGACTTgtccaaaaaaactaaagacatcAAGCAGCTACTTCGGCGTTTCACCACATGCAAAATAACAGCAAACCGAGCCggagcagaagaaaatattattttctgaaaagTGACTCAagtgacttattattattattattattattattattattattattattattattattattattattattattgttattattattccttttctctttccctttcttccctcgtcctaacccctggccccacttcccctacgattgtaaagcggctttgaggtctcgaaaaacGCTATATaatttcaatttattattattattattattattattattattattattattattattattattattattattattattattattattattaaaagtgagGGTTTTGGATCTCTGgggcttaataataataagatattaaatacaTCATCATGATTGTTATTACTTGAAAGACAGAAGCAGTTGCTCACCTCATCATTCAGCTGTTTCCTCGACTCAGCAGTTCTCTAAATATTACTTAGTTCAGCTGGATTTAGCTCTTGATGCTGCTTTGGGTTCGCTGGAAAAAAGTCAGTGATGTCCAACTCCTGCTTTGCTGTAAATTATGAGATGTTGTTGAgcatgcagctttaaatgttgactgcAAAGTTGAAGTGAATGtcagatgtttacatttttgctcTGTCCACGCCCACCTGACTATCGTTTCCCAGGAATAGAAACCGAAAGCCACATTTCTGAAAAATGAACTAAGACCTGACTCATTCAAGTTTGTGATTATATTCTCTCataagtgtatttaaaataatcgtttttcttctttagaagaaaagcaaaacgattattttatatttgtgtatatattcatattttgtgAGTGAAATATTTAACCCCAAGATGCCACATTTCTTTACTGGGTGCACCTTctgataaaatattatgattCTGTTAAGAGACTCTATTCTGTCACTAGTGCAAACATTTACAGTcttggtttgtggtttgctCTGTTTGAGCAACAGTTCTATAAGCAGATATGAGATGCATCGTATTATTGTCCGGGTTTGGAAGCTCTGGGGTTTGGCTCTACTCACATAAGCGTTGTTCACATTGCCGTAACATTTGTCTATAATTCTGTCCCGCATTTATAGTATTGTTGAAAACCGGGTGACAGTTTAAGTTTGCAATAATTGAAGTTccctataataaaaaacacaccctaagttcaaaaaggtgaagtcGAGTCGTACTTTGTTGTCTGCACCACTTATCAgtgttaaaaacacagatgcccCCCGACGTTTCACTTCTGTCTGagtgaattaaagaaaaatactcCAGCTCACAAAGAGCCAGAAATATCCCGGTGAAGCCACGTCTCAGTAAACACTATAATAGAAGACTCTGTAGTTTGTATGTCCTCCGGCAGGTCAGATGGTGGGAAGGCTCCCGCAGTGCAGAGAGCCATTAGTGCGTCTCTTTTGCAAGGATCGTCATCGTGCCAACATACGCAGTCTTTAGATTAAAACGtgtggtttaaaataaaaaaaagaaacgtaaaacataaaaacaaaagctccaGCGCGCGACAGGAGCCCGGGTCGCAGCAGTGCCGTGCCACCAGGAGGTCCGGACCTGACAGGGTTCTATTTAACTTAAAAACACTTCTTTTCAACACAAAAGCTTGCATGTTTGATTATTAGTCACCTGTTCACATATCGCCTTGGAAATATTGTCACTGTTCCATCCAAGTTGACTTAATAGTTGTAGTTTAATTAACATCTATCAGCACCCTGTGTACAGTACTGCATAATGATGTGTCGTGTATTTCAATTTCTTGTATATAGtaaccaccaaaacaaaacatactcAAAGAACCTTTCTTGGTGtacataatgcatatttatttgtgtataaaaCTTAGACAAAGCTTGACATACTTTCTATACAAACAATCTGGTGATAATAGTCAGGTTATACATCAAGTTAAGTATTATAGTACCGATCAAAGAGTTTTGtctttcacaaaacaaagcttACTGCAAAGCAAATTTCAATGGCTCTAGAGTctattatgttattaaaatacattgcaAAGGACAACACCATGGTTACACGTATAGACTACATGTAacttattaaagaaaaacaatatctgaTCAAAATCTATTTGAATAAATCATGTGAAACTGAATTATGgtaacattattttaacatgtccTCAGTGATGCTATTTAAATGACGAGTGTTATTCAAGGATTTTCATACAAATTACTGCTCACAGTTTTACAAATAATCTTTTAGATAGGTGAAGTGGCACTGCAGGTCCTCCAGTTTGGAAAccagtgttgtttgactctgagcagcactgatagagaataaaaagaacaaTTCTTAAAACACATTCTCAAAAGGTTCATACAAAATGCTCTGAAGTGTGCTATGTTTGGATAACCACTGTTCATCTGATGTGGAGAaagggagaagggaaggaaggcACGGAGTAAGAAGCACTGAATAGacagcaagaaaacaaagtaagaaaaaatGAATGGACCAGTCATAAGGaataaaacatccatccattgtctattCCCTCAGCTCCCCCTAGaacaggggtctgcaacctgcggctcaggagccacatgcagctctttaacccctctgtagtggctccctgtagctctgacaaaaaaaaaacatggaacatgtattttttgttgcacagtggacaatctttcaaagggaacacctcttatcttggagttcgaggtgaaatagtgacactgaaataaaatatattttttaatatttcgtcaactaaaaaatgcgtcacattctcctgcgtctacgggcgcggtgcctttccctgcaggtggtttatcttgagttgcagacccccgcctaacccggtatgctaaccatggataaaataactctgcgtggacagatacatttgttttccctgtcaacaatgctggcttaccagtgtgcttgatatgtggcgagaaaaagagcaaacaacagaaaatgtaatgttgaaagacattttgtgggacatttgagAGGCTATTGTGAATTTTTTACAAGCCAAAGAAATCATCACCACCTCCAtgttgatgaaaacacactgaaacggacataattaaatagaaactggcctatttatttatgtttactctttttaagatattaggctgcagctatacgttttgtttatttcaaagtggactactttttttattcatttcatttttatattgtattttttatagttttgtgtatttttatattatatttattttattttattcaacaaatatggggaggactcaaataggcctgcatagttctgtgtttaatttatttcaaagtaggcctaaacatgccagtgtatttgttccttctcttcaagtttggtgttttcctttgttgaaacaggtaaacatagcaacagtttcttttttggtctttctgtaatttcataaatgcaacaaatacagtataactatatattacatctATAAGCTAtaagaaaatacacactttaaactccTTATAAGGAAAATAACAAGACACACCGAAGAGACAAAAGTAAGtaaagaatgaagaaagaagggagggaatGAAAACATCCTCATTAACTTGAAGGATTGTGGGATATTGTTTGAAGCAGAATAATGATTTTAGTTAGCAACTGCCtgaaacatgaagatatttGTATACTGTTAATCATTAGAGTATTTTAGTCTATACGACAGACACTGAGATTTAATGGTTGTAAAGGCAGAAGGTGAGGTCATGGAAAGTAAAGGTTAACAGCTAAAATAacattagttactagttacacCACTAGTTAAGTAAGTATAGATAAAGTGTCAGCAGAATGTGCTGTTGTCAGGAGTATttgaaaacacagtttttttttcccGCTTTGGGAAAGTTAGGGagtatttgaagaaaaagataaCTACTGGTGCACAGTGGTTAAAAAGTCAAGGTTGGCAGGACAGTCAGGCAACAGATGTTACATTACTATTGTTTAAAACTTGGTTTAATTAATTTCTGACTCGCTCAGCACATCGCTGTAACTTTACTTGTATTCTCTGTGCCTCCTTTCAGATaggcaatgttttctttagccCTACGTGTCAAACTCGACCATTGTATCTTAGGTAAACTGAAGGTCATCATAAGAAACAGAGAATTGTATTCTTGTGTCTGACTAACACCTGCCACCGTCTGAATTCTCTACCCCTCCTGTCTCTACTCACTGACTTTTTGGAACAATGGTGTCAACTTTGAAAGATAaggaaaatgtataaactaagAGGTGTGTGATTTGTTATTCAATCAGTCCTTGGACCGACTCGTGTTTGCTGTACTGTGTTGATTCTTCAGTAAACTCTTATTCTATTGAAACTCCTTGAACTCTGTTGATTTTTCAAAGCAATATAGAAGTATTGTTATAGTGTGGTGAAGATCCTGAGGACATCCGGCCCAAGCTTCAGGGATTTTCTCCCACAGGATCCATAatgtcaatatttgttttgacaacGTTGGTTTTTAAACTCTGAATATGTTGTGGATACATGAGGAAATCGTTCAGaaatcgtttttcttttttgtaatagaGTTTGAACTGATGCATGTGGACGAGTTCATTGACGAGCTTCTTCactcagagaggatgtgtgacaTCATTCTGCCTCGACTTCAGGTACGTTTACACCACGtctgttcacacactcacacacacacagcttgattcAAGTGTTTatgcattggtgtgtgtgtgtgtgtgtgcgtgcgtgcgtgagtgcgtgagtggtgtgtgtgtgtgtgtgtgtgtgtgtgtgtgtgtgtgtgtgtgtgttacagaaaagACACGTCCTCGTATCAGTGCtctagagcagtgttactcattgtgcggctcgccaagccattggtggctcgcgtggcagtgggctaaataaaggggggatagatatgattatggagtcaatacagatatttcataaaaacactaaaaacaagcagggctattacatataacccattaaaacactgagtctgctctattagcccacaaataatatgtaataataattgataaaagatgccgATATAAACTAggaacaagatatttaaacttgctcggcactacactgactcactgcggagttgccagttttggcggtctatcagcactacaatggtgaatgtgctcttggacggggagatacatggtgggctagtatagaaataaattaacttaagctcattaaaaatatgttaacataagcatgcttgtGAATATGgacacaaaaaaaatatttatatcgctaaatttgaacatttaaattgaaggatactacgaccaacctgcgTTAGTCCGgacgactcgtttcaccattacatgctagttagcacgtgtttctacagacgtaaaatggatcgatttcttattaaaaagttgcacacctgttggacagaaacaaagcgtgacaaacgaggaaaattaagatttgtctttggagcatcaaaccaccgtaaatcgagaggaagatgctggagatgtggtttgtggacagacaacagctgctcccgttaaaaagaaaggtacgagccatacaagacgagcataggaacattcaggaaaagtggacagaggaatttttatttgtcctccacgagtcgaaccctttgtgcttaatgtgcaaacaaacccgctctggtttcaagcaaagtcaggaagttacaacatgaaatactcaacaaactcgacgagacattaCACATCCTTATCTAGCCTGTGTGAGAGGTGCTCACAGGGTTATCATGCATAGTCTAGTACAGTCGTATGCCCTCTCTACAGCCATATGTCACCTCTACAGCCGCATTACACTACAACAtttccctaaaataaaaaatacaccctaagttcaaaaaggtgaagtcGAGTTGTACTGTGTTGTCTGCACCACTTATCAGTGATCAAAACACAGATCACCCCCGCCCTCATGTTTCGCTTCTctgatggcgggaaaccacacaaaggcaggaagtaaagggaactggattgagaaacaagaggtacaaaaggagaacaaaacaggaagttacaacatgaaaaactcaacaaactcgacgaagacatgacatgatgctcctggattttatttacaaggaactttgtcaagtaaaatagacatgatacaaatattacagctgtgttttcaacagTCTATGGGTTTCATGTTACACTATATTGCCCAAAAGGTCGgctgaacatgcaaacatttatactttgtctttgggaaattatattattaaacaaggcTCCAATTAAGTTTTCAATctcaatcaataaatgaattcatctttACTTGGGAAAAACTTCNNNNNNNNNNNNNNNNNNNNNNNNNNNNNNNNNNNNNNNNNNNNNNNNNNNNNNNNNNNNNNNNNNNNNNNNNNNNNNNNNNNNNNNNNNNNNNNNNNNNNNNNNNNNNNNNNNNNNNNNNNNNNNNNNNNNNNNNNNNNNNNNNNNNNNNNNNNNNNNNNNNNNNNNNNNNNNNNNNNNNNNNNNNNNNNNNNNNNNNNNNNNNNNNNNNNNNNNNNNNNNNNNNN
Protein-coding regions in this window:
- the LOC115006613 gene encoding interferon-induced protein with tetratricopeptide repeats 1B-like — protein: MMSAAQSQTTLVSKLQGLQCHFTWDLDTSRAKLLRLRERFEDFGTEDGHSWLGHIYNLRGFIEYKLGFTEEAQSFFNKATEAFCQIRNADEGPWLVVNYGNLAWLHHHLGDPAESEAYLTKVDALMNEYPSPSQDKLHPEICAEKAWTFMRFSTDKMSLALDYFLKAIEMQPDMVEWNTCHILGLMFASEHSSTAVGADILEKMRIAKEKDPENLYLAVHYLDQCAKKGEKIEDEARELAREVLRNPVSCYGGIKPLLIVYRKYLSVDEAIDLAEEVLRNHPDERYLKGCAALCYRWKIFDSLPTQSLMDRAISLHEEMISLYPHSSLKKKIDLAHIYAKSTNGLAKAEQIYQELLERDLEPVDKQMLYYNYAQHLNFHGQDRNRSLGYHMQVAEIQQQSFFRQKSIKVLVNIRDRGGGRMCNNKTWICNAA